One Ricinus communis isolate WT05 ecotype wild-type chromosome 7, ASM1957865v1, whole genome shotgun sequence genomic region harbors:
- the LOC8273685 gene encoding uncharacterized protein LOC8273685 — protein MSGFCVRRKRVTDPLDDDAKARLIGGQQLSYVSSGSEHSADVESPCLSELVHGFLEVDEDVETQSYDYDSDSNRVDSVSDRTEDVARSLCLCERDSYRNLLLSHVLKGIEMLSLWRNQRTVLRRKMMSFLRELGHNAAICKTKWDSSGGLNAGNYEFIDAVVLSNRYIIDLDFASQFEIARPTNEYRKQVQSLPRVFVGKSENLKRIIKVMSDAAKRSLKTRDLSLPPWRKNRYMQNKWLGPYHRTCNHQLSANPTMIEASVSVVKCRLFGFEEAVNSCQFVRTR, from the coding sequence ATGTCGGGTTTCTGTGTGAGAAGGAAGCGAGTCACTGATCCTCTTGACGACGATGCAAAAGCTCGACTCATTGGCGGCCAACAACTCAGTTATGTAAGTAGCGGCAGCGAACACTCCGCTGACGTTGAGTCACCTTGCTTATCTGAACTCGTTCATGGCTTTCTCGAGGTTGATGAGGACGTTGAAACGCAGTCCTACGATTACGACTCGGATTCTAATCGAGTTGACTCAGTTTCAGATCGTACGGAAGATGTCGCGAGATCACTCTGTCTTTGTGAAAGGGATTCGTATAGAAACTTGCTGTTGTCCCATGTTCTGAAAGGAATAGAAATGCTCTCGTTATGGAGAAACCAAAGAACAGTGTTGAGACGTAAAATGATGTCGTTTTTGAGAGAATTAGGCCACAATGCAGCTATTTGCAAAACCAAATGGGACTCCTCGGGTGGACTAAATGCAGGAAACTACGAGTTCATAGACGCTGTCGTTTTATCAAACAGGTATATTATCGATCTTGACTTCGCTTCACAATTTGAGATCGCCAGACCAACAAATGAGTACCGGAAGCAAGTGCAATCTCTGCCTAGGGTCTTTGTTGGAAAAAGTGAAAATTTGAAGAGGATAATCAAAGTTATGAGCGACGCGGCCAAGAGATCTTTGAAAACCAGAGATCTTTCCCTCCCTCCTTGGAGAAAAAACCGCTACATGCAAAACAAATGGCTGGGTCCGTACCATCGGACTTGCAATCATCAACTATCGGCTAACCCAACTATGATAGAAGCATCTGTTAGTGTAGTCAAGTGTCGTCTTTTTGGATTTGAAGAGGCTGTTAATAGTTGTCAGTTTGTCCGTACGAGATAA
- the LOC8273682 gene encoding U-box domain-containing protein 9 — MAKTGVFDSDPVVMSKATELKKELQKFVKSIVDDDDYRIETIDQAKETLCALRDLKIKKRSLSLKLRETVSCPDEFKCPLSKELMKDPVILATGQTYDRPFIQKWLRAGNRTCPLTQQVLSHTVLTPNHLIREMISQWCKNQGLELPDPVRQGNGEGITEAERDQFLSLVGKMSSELPEQRAAAKELRRLTKRMPSFRALFGESVDAIPQLLNPLLASKSASEVQADLQEDVITTLLNLSIHDNNKKLVAETPAVIPLLIEALRSGTIDTRTNAAAALFTLSALDSNKSLIGKSGALKPLIDLLEEGHPLAMKDVASAIFTLCFVHENKARAVRDGAVRVLLKKIMDGMLVDELLAMLAILSSHHKAIEEMGELGAVPCLLRIIRENSCERNKENCIAILHTICSNDRTKWKTVREEENAYGTISKLAREGTSRAKRKANGILEKLNRIVNLTHTA, encoded by the exons ATGGCCAAGACCGGTGTCTTTGATTCTGATCCTGTTGTCATGTCAAAAGCAAcagaattaaagaaagaacTGCAAAAGTTTGTTAAATCcattgttgatgatgatgattacCGTATAGAAACAATTGATCAAGCTAAAGAAACGCTATGTGCTTTAAGAgatttaaagataaagaagagaTCTTTATCTCTTAAGTTGAGAGAAACCGTGTCGTGTCCTGATGAGTTTAAGTGTCCTTTATCTAAAGAATTGATGAAAGATCCTGTTATTTTGGCTACTGGGCAG ACTTATGATAGACCCTTTATTCAGAAATGGCTAAGAGCTGGTAATCGGACATGCCCTCTCACTCAGCAAGTCCTGTCACACACTGTTCTTACTCCGAATCACTTGATCAGGGAAATGATATCACAATGGTGCAAGAATCAGGGGCTAGAGTTGCCGGACCCTGTTCGCCAAGGTAATGGAGAAGGAATAACAGAAGCTGAACGTGatcaatttttatctttggttGGAAAGATGTCCTCGGAACTTCCTGAACAAAGAGCAGCTGCAAAGGAGCTCCGGAGGTTGACAAAGAGGATGCCCTCATTTCGGGCACTATTTGGTGAGTCTGTTGATGCCATTCCACAATTGCTCAATCCACTATTGGCAAGCAAGTCTGCAAGTGAGGTTCAAGCTGATCTTCAAGAAGATGTGATCACAACCCTCTTAAATCTTTCGATCCATGACAACAACAAGAAGCTTGTGGCTGAGACCCCTGCAGTCATTCCTCTTCTTATAGAAGCATTGAGGTCAGGAACCATCGATACAAGGACTAATGCAGCTGCAGCCCTTTTCACGTTATCTGCTCTTGATTCTAACAAGTCACTTATTGGGAAATCAGGTGCCTTGAAACCACTTATAGACCTTCTAGAAGAGGGACATCCTTTAGCCATGAAAGATGTTGCTTCTGCAATTTTTACCCTATGTTTTGTCCATGAAAATAAGGCGAGAGCCGTGAGGGATGGTGCAGTGAGGGTGCTTCTGAAGAAGATTATGGATGGTATGCTTGTCGACGAGTTATTGGCTATGCTTGCAATTCTTTCTAGTCATCACAAGGCTATTGAAGAAATGGGAGAGCTTGGAGCTGTTCCTTGTTTGCTTCGCATTATCAGGGAGAACAGTTGCGAACGCAACAAGGAAAATTGCATTGCCATTCTTCACACAATCTGTTCCAATGACCGAACCAAGTGGAAGACAGTAAGGGAAGAGGAGAATGCGTATGGTACAATCTCTAAACTAGCTCGAGAGGGCACTTCAAGGGCCAAGAGGAAAGCTAATGGGATTCTTGAGAAACTGAATAGGATTGTTAATCTCACGCATACAGCATGA